In Syntrophobacterales bacterium, a genomic segment contains:
- a CDS encoding nucleoside phosphorylase, producing the protein MNRRFDPSRPVLSPHDIIYAFTKNLSDDLALPKRAIVTFNKGDLNYILSQSKGIPVEAWSRFRQIYRLNGFKTVITRSYFGGPNISALVEELAAFGVAEFVMWGYCGGIDPALAIGDILVATGALREDGVSFHYMEGNDAMVSSSWLNSWVTNARDEGFHSGTVWSCDAIYRETAGKVMRYRELGISGVEMETASFYSVCNYLGIRGIVFLVVSDLLTEDSWTPGFRTKSFRAGVKKLAQFILNQAIC; encoded by the coding sequence TTGAACAGGCGCTTTGATCCTTCCCGTCCAGTCTTATCCCCCCATGATATAATCTATGCCTTCACAAAAAACTTGTCGGATGATCTTGCTCTCCCCAAGAGGGCAATAGTTACCTTCAATAAAGGAGATCTGAATTACATCCTGAGTCAATCAAAAGGCATACCGGTGGAGGCTTGGTCACGTTTCAGACAGATATACCGTCTCAATGGCTTTAAGACGGTTATCACTCGCTCTTATTTCGGAGGACCCAATATTTCAGCCCTCGTGGAAGAACTTGCCGCTTTCGGGGTGGCAGAGTTCGTGATGTGGGGGTATTGCGGTGGAATTGATCCGGCTTTGGCGATAGGAGACATCCTCGTGGCTACGGGTGCTCTGCGGGAAGACGGTGTTTCTTTTCACTATATGGAGGGCAATGACGCCATGGTATCTTCCAGCTGGCTTAATTCGTGGGTGACAAACGCAAGAGATGAAGGATTCCACTCAGGTACGGTATGGAGTTGCGATGCCATCTACAGAGAAACGGCTGGCAAAGTTATGCGATACAGGGAACTGGGTATCAGCGGCGTGGAGATGGAAACTGCCTCTTTTTACAGCGTATGCAATTACCTTGGAATCAGAGGGATCGTCTTTCTCGTCGTGTCTGATTTACTTACTGAAGATTCCTGGACACCAGGCTTCCGAACGAAGTCTTTCAGAGCAGGCGTGAAAAAACTTGCGCAATTCATTCTCAACCAGGCCATATGCTAA
- a CDS encoding HIT domain-containing protein, translating to MEKIWAPWRMEYVGSEPKDDKKCFLCIDEVDDEQSLVVGRKGRAFVIMNRYPYTNGHTMVVPARHVGTLEDLPDEEALDMIRLVKIMSIIYKRDFNVHGLNIGINSGRAAGAGLEEHFHIHIVPRWFGDTNFMPVMGDVRVISEHIMDSYERLKRRFVEQAL from the coding sequence ATGGAAAAAATTTGGGCGCCATGGAGAATGGAATATGTCGGCAGTGAGCCAAAGGATGACAAAAAGTGCTTCCTTTGCATTGATGAAGTCGATGATGAACAGTCGCTCGTCGTGGGACGGAAAGGCAGGGCCTTCGTGATTATGAACCGCTACCCCTATACGAATGGCCATACGATGGTCGTTCCGGCAAGACACGTTGGTACGCTGGAGGACCTGCCCGACGAGGAGGCTCTTGACATGATCCGGCTCGTGAAGATCATGTCAATTATCTATAAAAGAGACTTCAACGTCCATGGTCTCAATATCGGTATAAACTCAGGGCGGGCGGCTGGTGCGGGTCTGGAGGAGCACTTCCACATTCACATTGTACCCAGATGGTTCGGTGATACCAATTTTATGCCTGTCATGGGAGACGTGAGAGTCATCTCCGAACACATTATGGACTCATATGAAAGATTAAAGAGAAGATTCGTTGAACAGGCGCTTTGA
- a CDS encoding xanthine dehydrogenase family protein subunit M: MIHDFTYLRPGTVQEALTMLSDHVDDCKIICGGQSLLIVMRQGLIVTNHLIDIKGLKELDYIKYDDKEGLKMGATTTHKSIETSALLKEKYSILPKMEERLASVQTRNWGTIGGNLAHADAAGDPAPVLIALGAKIKVGSNKGERVMELEEFYTDLFETAMEHDEMILEVQVPPMTPKTACVYKKFNLLQNDMGIVGVAAKVVVDASGMITDARVVLGNAGVTPIRAKSAEKVLIGKKPDDAIFAEAGEAAGGDADPVSDIHASDDFRRHLIKVLTKRLAKQAWEQAVKLG; the protein is encoded by the coding sequence ATGATACATGATTTTACGTACCTAAGACCAGGCACGGTCCAGGAAGCGTTGACCATGCTTTCAGATCATGTGGACGATTGTAAGATTATCTGCGGCGGTCAATCACTGCTTATTGTCATGCGGCAGGGCCTTATTGTCACGAACCACCTGATCGACATCAAAGGCTTGAAAGAGCTTGATTATATCAAGTATGACGACAAAGAAGGTCTAAAAATGGGCGCTACTACAACCCACAAGAGTATAGAAACGTCGGCGCTGCTTAAAGAGAAATATTCTATTCTGCCTAAAATGGAAGAAAGACTTGCCTCAGTTCAGACGCGTAACTGGGGAACGATCGGTGGCAACCTGGCTCACGCAGACGCTGCAGGCGACCCGGCTCCCGTGCTGATTGCGCTAGGGGCAAAAATAAAGGTGGGATCGAATAAAGGTGAGAGGGTTATGGAACTTGAAGAGTTCTATACCGACCTGTTTGAAACTGCAATGGAACATGACGAAATGATCCTTGAGGTCCAGGTTCCTCCTATGACCCCGAAGACCGCATGTGTATACAAGAAATTTAACCTTCTACAGAATGACATGGGCATCGTGGGTGTGGCTGCGAAAGTGGTTGTAGACGCATCAGGAATGATCACCGACGCGAGAGTTGTACTTGGCAATGCGGGAGTAACACCGATTCGCGCGAAAAGTGCAGAGAAGGTTCTTATTGGCAAGAAGCCCGATGATGCCATCTTTGCGGAGGCCGGCGAGGCCGCAGGCGGAGATGCGGATCCTGTGTCCGATATCCATGCATCCGATGATTTCAGACGGCACCTGATCAAAGTCCTGACGAAGCGTTTGGCAAAACAGGCTTGGGAACAGGCTGTCAAATTAGGGTAG
- a CDS encoding (2Fe-2S)-binding protein — MEKKEIKLSVNKVEYELYVNPKTLLVEAIRDHIGLTGTKRGCETVSCGACTVLVNGLAVKACSILAMQCIGMEITTSEGLEANGKLAPIQNAFLDEGSYQCGFCTSGMLMATSGLLIENPKPTVDEIKEAIEGNICRCTGYNSIVRAVERVAKGMYKEDSL; from the coding sequence ATGGAAAAGAAAGAGATAAAATTGTCGGTCAATAAAGTAGAGTATGAACTTTACGTAAACCCCAAAACCCTTCTTGTTGAAGCCATAAGAGATCATATCGGGCTTACCGGGACGAAAAGGGGTTGCGAAACGGTTTCTTGCGGAGCTTGTACGGTGCTCGTGAACGGTCTGGCCGTAAAGGCGTGTTCCATACTAGCAATGCAGTGTATAGGTATGGAAATCACTACTTCCGAGGGGCTTGAGGCAAATGGGAAACTTGCCCCTATCCAGAACGCATTCCTGGACGAAGGTTCCTATCAGTGTGGTTTCTGTACCTCAGGTATGCTGATGGCTACATCAGGGCTGCTCATTGAGAACCCGAAACCTACTGTTGATGAGATCAAAGAGGCCATAGAAGGCAATATCTGTCGCTGCACCGGTTACAATAGCATTGTTCGGGCTGTCGAGCGGGTGGCAAAAGGTATGTACAAGGAGG
- a CDS encoding HNH endonuclease has translation MDRTLLLNTSFEPINVLPWKKAVTLIFLGKVEVLKEYEREIKGVSATMRHPAVIRLLRLVRNRHINVKFSRKNIFLRDNYTCQYCGKKFEPKSLTCDHIIPRSRGGTAEWTNIVTSCLHCNVKKGDKMPDEAGMSPRKRPSRPRGFYMLMLLVGVNVMPDYWKDYIFSRD, from the coding sequence ATGGATAGGACCCTCCTCCTTAATACCAGTTTTGAGCCGATAAACGTTCTACCATGGAAAAAGGCGGTTACCCTTATATTTCTCGGAAAAGTTGAGGTCTTAAAAGAATACGAACGGGAAATAAAGGGAGTATCCGCCACCATGCGACATCCGGCAGTAATCAGATTGCTCAGGCTTGTACGAAACCGTCACATAAACGTCAAGTTTTCAAGAAAGAATATTTTCTTAAGGGATAACTACACTTGTCAGTATTGCGGGAAAAAATTCGAACCCAAAAGCCTGACATGCGATCACATAATTCCCCGGTCAAGAGGCGGTACAGCGGAATGGACCAATATTGTCACGTCGTGTCTCCACTGCAACGTCAAGAAGGGCGACAAGATGCCGGATGAGGCAGGCATGAGTCCTCGAAAAAGACCATCAAGGCCTCGCGGATTTTATATGCTTATGCTCCTTGTGGGCGTAAATGTAATGCCTGATTATTGGAAAGACTATATATTTTCGAGGGATTAA